TATCGCCGCTGCTGGCCGCCGATACCGCCGGCTCGATCGCCGCGGCGCGCCACATCCAGCACCTGGCCCACCGCGACAACCTGTTCGTGAAGATTCCCGGCACCCCCGAAGGCGTGCCGGCGATCGAGGAGGCGATCTTCCTCGGCATCCCGATCAACGTGACCCTGCTGTTTTCCTGTGCGCAGTACCAGGCGGTGGCCGAGGCCTACCTGCGCGGCATCGAGCGGCGCCTGGCCGCCGGGCTGGACCCGCACGTGGGCTCGGTCGCCTCGCTGTTCATCAGCCGCTGGGATGTGGCCGCCAACAAGCAGTTGCCGGACGCATTGCACAACAAGCTGGGCATCGCGGTGGGCCAGCAGACCTACCGCGCCTATCGCGAACTGCTGGCCTCGAAGCGCTGGCAGAAACTCGCCGCCGCCGGCGCGCGGCCGCAGCGCCTGCTGTGGGCCAGCACCGGCACCAAGGATCCGTCCGCGCCGGACACCCTGTACGTCAGCGCGCTGGCCGCGCCGGACACCATCAACACCATGCCGGAGAAGACCCTGCACGCATTCGCCGACCACGGCCAGCTGCACGGCGTGCTGTCCGACGACGGCGGTGACGCGGACGCGGTGCTGGCGCAGATCGCCAGGGCCGGCGTGGACATCGACGCGTTGGCGCTGAAGCTGCAGCAGGACGGCGCCGCGGCATTCGTGAAGTCGTGGCAGCAGCTGCTGCAGCGGATCGCCGACAAGGCCAGCGCACTGGACAAGGAATCCGAGCTGCCATGAGCGAACCGCGACTGACCCGCCTGCCGTCGTGGCAGGCGTTGCAACGGCATGCCGACGCGATCGGCCAGCGACACCTGCGCGAATGGTTCGCCGCCGATCCGCAGCGTGGCGAGCGCTTCGTGCTGGAAGACGTCGGCCTGTACCTCGATTACTCCAAGCAGCGCGTGGACGCCGACGCGCTGCGCCTGCTGCGTGAGCTGGCCGAAGCCTGCGGCCTGCCGCAGCGGATCGCGGCGATGTTCAACGGCGAACGGATCAACACCACCGAGCACCGCGCGGTGCTGCACGTGGCGTTGCGCGCGACGGCGGGCGAGCAGATCCTGGTCGACGGCCACGACGTGGTGGCGGACGTGCACGCGGTGCTCGACCGCATGGCCGCGTTTGCCGACCGCGTGCGCAGCGGCGCGTGGCTGGGCCATGGCGGCAGGCGCATCCGCAACGTGGTCAGCATCGGCATCGGCGGCTCGGACCTCGGCCCGGTGATGGCGTACGAAGCACTGCGCGCCTACAGCCGTCGCGACATGACGTTCCGCTTCGTCTCCAACGTGGACGGCACCGACTTCGCCGAGGCGGTGCACAGCCTGGACGCCGCCGAGACGCTGTTCATCGTCTGCTCGAAAACCTTCACCACGCTGGAGACCCTGGCCAACGCACATGCCGCGCGCGCATGGAGCGTGGCCGCACTGGGCGACGAGCGCGCGGTGGCGAAGCATTTCGTCGCCGTCTCCACCAATGCCGCCGAAGTCGCAAAGTTCGGCATCGACACCGCCAACATGTTCGGCTTCTGGGACTGGGTGGGCGGGCGCTATTCGATGGATTCGGCGATCGGCCTGTCCACCATGCTGGCGATCGGCCCGGAGCATTTCCGCGCAATGCTGGCCGGCTTCCACGCGATGGACGAGCATTTCCGGCACGCGCCGTTCGAGCGCAACCTGCCGGTGCTGATGGGCCTGCTGGCGGTGTGGAACAACAACTTCCTCGACGCCGCCAGCGTCGCGGTGCTGCCGTACGAGCAATACCTGAAGCGCTTCCCGGCCTACCTGCAGCAGCTGACCATGGAGAGCAACGGCAAGCGCGTCAGCCGCGACGGCGCCGCGGTGGACTACGCCACCGGGCCGATCTACTGGGGCGAGCCGGGCACCAACGGCCAGCACTCGTTCTACCAGCTGCTGCACCAGGGCACGCGGATCGTGCCGTGCGACTTCATCGGCTTCGGCC
This genomic stretch from Rhodanobacter thiooxydans harbors:
- the tal gene encoding transaldolase, whose translation is MKATRQLHDLGQSLWLDNITRSLLDDGTLARYVAEDSITGLTSNPSIFDAAIGNGDAYDAGIHAKALAGLSGETLFTELALEDLRRAADLFRPVFDATGQVDGWVSMEVSPLLAADTAGSIAAARHIQHLAHRDNLFVKIPGTPEGVPAIEEAIFLGIPINVTLLFSCAQYQAVAEAYLRGIERRLAAGLDPHVGSVASLFISRWDVAANKQLPDALHNKLGIAVGQQTYRAYRELLASKRWQKLAAAGARPQRLLWASTGTKDPSAPDTLYVSALAAPDTINTMPEKTLHAFADHGQLHGVLSDDGGDADAVLAQIARAGVDIDALALKLQQDGAAAFVKSWQQLLQRIADKASALDKESELP
- the pgi gene encoding glucose-6-phosphate isomerase encodes the protein MSEPRLTRLPSWQALQRHADAIGQRHLREWFAADPQRGERFVLEDVGLYLDYSKQRVDADALRLLRELAEACGLPQRIAAMFNGERINTTEHRAVLHVALRATAGEQILVDGHDVVADVHAVLDRMAAFADRVRSGAWLGHGGRRIRNVVSIGIGGSDLGPVMAYEALRAYSRRDMTFRFVSNVDGTDFAEAVHSLDAAETLFIVCSKTFTTLETLANAHAARAWSVAALGDERAVAKHFVAVSTNAAEVAKFGIDTANMFGFWDWVGGRYSMDSAIGLSTMLAIGPEHFRAMLAGFHAMDEHFRHAPFERNLPVLMGLLAVWNNNFLDAASVAVLPYEQYLKRFPAYLQQLTMESNGKRVSRDGAAVDYATGPIYWGEPGTNGQHSFYQLLHQGTRIVPCDFIGFGQSLNPLGDQHDLLLANLIAQGEALAFGKTAEEVRAAGTDAALAPHRTFPGNRPSTTILAQRLTPRVLGSLIALYEHSVFVQGVIWDIDSFDQWGVELGKQLAKTTIAELTAPDELPLAHDSSTNNLIRRYRALRDGHT